TGAATAACATCCTCCGGCAATGTATGGATATACCTCCACGCCTCTCCATACTGTCCGTTCTCAAGAATAGCATAATCAAAAGGTCCATATTGCTCACCAATCGTTTTAAAATGAGAATCATAGCCACTGTCTCCTCCTAAGAAAATTCTTTTTGTAGGCGTTATCAAAACATAGGAACTCCAAAGTGTATCATTCTGCCTTACCCTTCTGCCGGAAAAGTGTCTGGCAGGAGTAAAAACAATTTTTATATCATTTTTCAGAGTAACTTCTGTTCCCCATTCTTCTTCGATAAGTTTGTTTTCAGCATAGCCCCATCTTTCCAAATGCACACCTACTCCCAAAGGTATAATGGCCATTTCCGTTCTTCCTTCAATAGATTTTACGGTAGGATAATCCAAATGATCGAAATGATCGTGGGTTATTACCAGATAGTCGAGATTGGGAATGTCTTCGGATTGAAAGATCTCTGAGCCTTTAAATGCTTTATTAAAGTATTTGAATGGTGAACCATACAGACTCAAGACGGGATCAATTAAAAAAGAAACACCATCGGTTTGCAGATAATAAGACGAATGTCCCAACCAGACAAAAACATCTTGATTCTTATCGATACTTTTTAAATCAGTATGAAACGATGGAATAGTTTTCAAAGGTTTCAGCAAAGGATCTTTCTTTCCTAAAAAGAAATCATATGTCACTTTCCACATTTTGTAGCCTTCTGTAATGGAAGGGGTATGGTTTATATTCTGAAACTGTCTTTTTTTATAAAGTTTCGAATTCCTGATGCGTTTCAGCCTGTTTCCTTTGGGCACTCCGCCAAACGCTTTCATATTAATCACGATAAAAAAGGTAACTGTCAAAACAGCTACAGTCGTAATAATCCAATAAATCATCTGTATAAAATAAACTTCAAATGTATTGACTTTTGCTTTTAAATGAAAACATATTCCATTTTACTGCATTTTTTAACTAAATTTATCATGTATTTTAAAAAATTTATTATGTCTTTAGGTCATCATTAATTTTAAACTTTCTATTTTAGCACCTTAAAAAAACTCAGATACATTGAAAAATTATTCGGTAATATTTCTTCTCGCTATCTTTTCGTCATGTGCCTCTATAAAAAAACATAACGAACAGCGGGCTTCATGTATTCCACCGGAGCAACTTAAGGAGGATATAGATTTTGCTTATTCAAAATTACAGCAAATGCATCCTCAACTATACTGGTATATTCCTAAGAAGGAATTGGAATATAAATTTGACAGTCTTAAACAGACAATCACCGAACCTCTTACTCCTCTACAGTTTTATTTTAAGCTCCAGCCTGTCATTGCTGGAATTCGCGAAGGGCATCTTTCATTAAGAATTCCCAGAAAGAAATTTACCAAAACCGAAATCAAAAGACTGGAACATCAGAAAGGAATGTTCAGCCGTTTTGAATATTACATTTCTGGAGACCGGATGTATATCATTCAAAACAGAGATTCTATTGAAAATATACAACCGGGAACTGAGATTTTATCCATCAACAATATCCCTGTATCTGATTATATAAAGAAGTACAGAGGCCTGATCAGTAGTGATGGTGATAATACCACTTTCCAGCCGTATTTTTTAAAAGATCTGTTCTTTAATTTCTATACTGCAGAAAATGGATTTGGGACTCAAGCTACTCTTGAAACCCTTTATGAGGGAGAAAAGCGAACATATACCTTAACCCGAGAAACGAAATCCGATTCTGATCTTGAAAAGGATAAGGAAATGCAGAAAAAAACTCCGGAAAAGAAACTGAATGACTATGTAGCCTCCAGTAATTCTTATAACAGGAGTTTCAGATTTCTGGATAAAGACAGTACCATTGCTTATATTAAGGTGAAAAGCTTTTCAAGAGATTATTCGGATGAATTTTATAAAAAAACTTTTGCCAAGATCAGTCATGCAAAATCTTCCTACCTTATCATAGATGTCCGAAATAACTATGGTGGATCATTGTATGAAATCAATAATCTGTATTCTTATCTGGCCGATGAACCATTTACCCTGATCAAACCGTCTCAGCTCACTTCCAGGAATGTTCCTCTGCGTACAAATTATTTCAGAAAAAGTACTCCCTTAGAATATGCCCTTAAAAGCATTGCCTATCCGAGCTACTTTTTTGCACAGACTTTCAGTACGTATAAAAAGGATGGAAAAGTATTCTACAAGATGAAGGCTGACAAACCTACAAAACCCAAAAAGGAATCCTTTCACGGAAAAGTTTTTGTATTGATCAACGGAGGAAGTTTCTCCGCATCTTCTATTATTACCGCTAAGCTTAAAAACGACAAAAGAGCAACGCTGGTAGGAGAAGAAACCGGAGGTGCCAATGACGGAACTGTTGCCGGTTTTTATTCGTATCAGAAACTTCCGAATTCTGAAATAAGATTTCCTATCGGATTGCTTTTGGTACAGCCTAATATTAATTTTTCAGACTCACGGAAAGGGGTTGTCCCTGATGTGACTATTACTGAAAATATGCAGGATATTCTCGATAAAAAAGATCCTCAGCTGGATTGGATAAAAAATGAAATAGCAAAAGAAAAGCAAAATAAAGGACAATAAGTATAGAGTTTCGGCGGGCTTTCAGCCCGCCGAAATCTTTTTTATCATTTCAACTCTTCCAGAAGATTTTCAATGTGCTGAATGTATCTTCCGTAATAGCGGTGAAACCAGAATTTTCCAGCCAGATACAGTAAAAACAATCCTATAATCACCGATCCGATTAAAATGACGGCAATCTTCAGTTCACTCAATGGTTTTGGCCAGGGAATAAATTCCAGGACAATAAGAATTTCACACACCAGAAATGGGGCAAAACTGATGTAGTATGAGAGATAATACTGTTTATTAAGGTTCAGCTGCATCACCAGATCTTTCAGAGAATCATAAGTTTTGGGTGCAGGATTACTGATTTCATTATACAGTTTAAAGAACTTACTGAAAAAGAAAACGGTGACAATAAGCATGGAAGCAATCAAAACCGTTATGTACAATTGAAGTTTGAATGGTCTGCATACAGAGCACACCAGAAAGGCGAAAACAAAGATTCCTATTACCCACCAGAATTCCACACGCATATTTTTACGTATTTTTTCAAGGGGAAGATTCAGTTTATTTCTTTGCTCTATACTGATTTCAGGAGTTTCTTCCACAATATCTTCATTCCAGGTATTTTTCAATTCATCTATATTCATAGGATTACTGATTTTAATGTTTGTTGGTTTTTATTTGGCTTAAGATATCTTTAAGTTTATTTTTTGCCCGGTTCATTTTCACTCTTACATTGCCTTCAGAAATACCCATCTGCTCTGCAATCTGCTTTCCTGAAAAGTCTTCGAGATAATAGAATATAAAGGCTTTATCAATGGGATTGAGCTGATGAATCGCTTTATACATTTCTGTCAGTCTTTCTTCTTTATGGTAATCATAATCTTCCTGAACAATGATTTGATTAGAAAAATCTTCACGGGCAATAAAGCTTCTTCTCTTTTCTGTTTTAAGGAAAATAATCGCTGTATTCAAAGAGATTCTGTACAGCCATGTAGAAAATTCACTTTCCCCTCTGAAACCGGGAAATGCTTTCCAGAGCTGATAGGTAATCTCCTGAAAAAGATCATCACGATCATCCTTTTCAGTCATGTACATTTTAGAAATCTTAAATAGGATTCCTTTATGCTGTTCAATTTTACGTATAAACTCTTGTTCTAATGAGGTCATAGCTTGTTACTATAGAGTTAGTTTTCATTTAAAAAAATTGTTACAGATTTTCACAAAAGAAATAAAAAAACCTGACAGAAAAGTACTGTCAGGTCTCATTTTGTGTGTTTTTTAAACTTTTTACTATTTTCTCTGAATAGTATGACTCGAAATAATTTTTATTGGATTTTATCTTTAAAAGCCCATCAGGGCCAATATTTTATTGATTTGAACAGTTAGTAGAAAAAAAGTAAAAATGTTACATATAATAAAACCCTGATATTTTTTTTATCAGGGTTTTGTATCAATATTCAGTTCTGATTTATTTAAAATCTAAGAAGTCATCTTTTTCAATATAGTAATTCAGCGCAGTGATAAGTTGAGAAGAAGAAACCTCAGCATACTGGCGGAAGGCAAGATCCACCACATCCTGAATATTCTCATCAGAACACATATACTTAAGTTTATTATGATATACAAAATCAGGTAAGATTTCGTTATCGTTTCCTCCTATATCCAAAGGATCTCCGATAAAAACTTTCATTTCCGGTTCAAATTCATCTTTTGAAGAATAGACCGCATAATTGTATTCAGGATCATAAG
This region of Chryseobacterium culicis genomic DNA includes:
- a CDS encoding MBL fold metallo-hydrolase; the encoded protein is MIYWIITTVAVLTVTFFIVINMKAFGGVPKGNRLKRIRNSKLYKKRQFQNINHTPSITEGYKMWKVTYDFFLGKKDPLLKPLKTIPSFHTDLKSIDKNQDVFVWLGHSSYYLQTDGVSFLIDPVLSLYGSPFKYFNKAFKGSEIFQSEDIPNLDYLVITHDHFDHLDYPTVKSIEGRTEMAIIPLGVGVHLERWGYAENKLIEEEWGTEVTLKNDIKIVFTPARHFSGRRVRQNDTLWSSYVLITPTKRIFLGGDSGYDSHFKTIGEQYGPFDYAILENGQYGEAWRYIHTLPEDVIQAGTDLKAERIIPVHAAKFALALHPWNEPFQKITALGKEKKLDILTPMIGEVVDLNQSEQKFTAWWES
- a CDS encoding S41 family peptidase, whose protein sequence is MHPQLYWYIPKKELEYKFDSLKQTITEPLTPLQFYFKLQPVIAGIREGHLSLRIPRKKFTKTEIKRLEHQKGMFSRFEYYISGDRMYIIQNRDSIENIQPGTEILSINNIPVSDYIKKYRGLISSDGDNTTFQPYFLKDLFFNFYTAENGFGTQATLETLYEGEKRTYTLTRETKSDSDLEKDKEMQKKTPEKKLNDYVASSNSYNRSFRFLDKDSTIAYIKVKSFSRDYSDEFYKKTFAKISHAKSSYLIIDVRNNYGGSLYEINNLYSYLADEPFTLIKPSQLTSRNVPLRTNYFRKSTPLEYALKSIAYPSYFFAQTFSTYKKDGKVFYKMKADKPTKPKKESFHGKVFVLINGGSFSASSIITAKLKNDKRATLVGEETGGANDGTVAGFYSYQKLPNSEIRFPIGLLLVQPNINFSDSRKGVVPDVTITENMQDILDKKDPQLDWIKNEIAKEKQNKGQ
- a CDS encoding RNA polymerase sigma factor, with product MTSLEQEFIRKIEQHKGILFKISKMYMTEKDDRDDLFQEITYQLWKAFPGFRGESEFSTWLYRISLNTAIIFLKTEKRRSFIAREDFSNQIIVQEDYDYHKEERLTEMYKAIHQLNPIDKAFIFYYLEDFSGKQIAEQMGISEGNVRVKMNRAKNKLKDILSQIKTNKH